The following nucleotide sequence is from Aedes aegypti strain LVP_AGWG chromosome 3, AaegL5.0 Primary Assembly, whole genome shotgun sequence.
tcaaggtcgaaggatcaaacacaactaagcgatcgcggtttttttcactttcactcgaccgacgcgcgacatgtttgatcctgccctcatcgccagcccccgcaagagcaagcgccaaggtcgaaggatcaaacacaactaagcgatcgtgGGTTTTTtccactttcactcgaccgacgcgcgacatgtttgatactgccctcatcgccagcccccgcaggagcaagcgtcaaggtcgaaggatcaaacacaactaagcgatcacgccactttttcattttcactcgaccgacgcgcgacatgtttaatcctgccctcatcgccagcccccgcaggagcaagcgtcaaggtcgaaggatcaaacacaactaagcgatcgcggtttttttcactttcactcgaccgacgcgcgacatgtttgatcctgccctcatcgccagcccccgcaagagcaaacgccaaggtcgaaggatcaaacacaactaagcgatcgcggtttttttcactttcactcgaccgacgcgcgacatgtttgatcctgccctcatcgccagcccccgcaagagcaaacgccaaggtcgaaggatcaaacacaactaagcgatcgcggtttttttcactttcactcgaccgacgcgcgacatgtttgatcctgccctcatcgccagcccccgcaggagcaagcgtcaaggtcgaaggatcaaacacaactaagcgatcgcggtttttttttcactttcactcgaccgacgcgcgacatgtttgatcctgccctcatcgccagcccccgcaggagcaagcgtcaaggtcgaaggatcaaacacaactaagcgatcgcggttttttttttcactttcactcgaccgacgcgcgacatgtttgatcctgccctcatcgccagcccccgcaggagcaagcgtcaaggtcgaaggatcaaacacaactaagcgatcgcggtttttttcactttcactcgaccgacgcgcgacatgtttgatcctgccctcatcgccagcccccgcaggagcaagcgtcaaggtcgaaggatcaaacacaactccttAATCCTTAATCCTTAATTATCCAACAAAAAGTTTTCACAAAACTGTTTAGATAGAATATTGTTATGGAGTGATTCATAGAGTAATTAGTGAAAAcatccctaaaaatattgaggaattcctggagtagcTTTGAACCAAATATGGATAGATTTATAGCTATTATatatggaagaatccctgaattaacatttggagaaaaaaatattgagaatttAGTGAAACCAGAAAGAATATTGGATGGGAtttgttaagatttttttttcgagaagaaATTTGCAAAGTCTTTTAGTAAATgtgttgaaaaatgtcttctAAAAATCCCCAGAAGATTCGCTACTGCTGTTTAGAAAATATCTGGAATATACTTGGATGGATCTTTGGTGAATTTCTCGATAGAATCCTAGGACGACATTCCAGGGAAACATAACATAACTCTGCGGAATAATCCCTGTACAGTTTTTTCGGGTaattttggagtttttttttggggttttatgaaaataatatgaaaattatgaaaaacaacTGAACGTATTTCGCTAGAAACATTATACGAATgtctgaattttcaaaaattttcctaacaaggtatttttgaagaaattttaaaatattattttcgaaagagatttttcaaggaatgcgGGGAGttagaattattttttagattaaTCTAAAAGAGAGAAATCTGTGGAGATCTTTctgaaaaatcactaagaatattTTCTCAATGTAatcttgtttaattgtttaagaaaatcttgtgaaatattAGAAGGAATCCGTAGAGTAACCTGGAAGCATCATTCCTGGATATTTTTTGCCgtgaatttttcaagcaatccttGAAGAGTTTCTGATAGATAGAAACTTAGAAGAGATAGAAaagaaactttaggaagaatCTCAAAGGTAAAGTTGGATAAAATGTTGGTGAAGAATTCTTGCTTGATGATCTTGAAGACGATTATGATGCTTATTTATTCATGATTATTCATGATAAAAAGATTAAAATTCGGAATTCCAAGCGATCTGTATCAAttcttcgagattttttttccgtgagatcagaaagcctaaagaaacttcaggaaaaaaTTGTCGAATGATAACTATTAACCTCGGAAACGATTTCCCGCGGGGGAACTCAGTAAAAACTGgtaaaagaattcttggaaaatgcactggaaaagtacggaaattattcatgttttcaTGAATCGCCGATacatgaaaaatttgaattaaaaaggGATATTCCTTTtgagttctttggaagaattcttgaaggatatATTTACTGAATTAgacaaagaatgaatattttccgccgtgaaaatttgaaattaacaagacaaaatcacaaacgaataaaatcaatacaaatctatgcaaactacgaaatttgtgaaaatcttgattattgcgaccgacattattTCAGTAAACCAAGAATTTGCTGGGCCCCAGAAAAAATAATCCTAGCCAAAAAAATTtgtaatacataaaaaaatttagaaaaaaatgaagtatAACAGAGACAATTTTATAATAGATCTATAAGCAAAATATCTCGGTACGGTCTAAAAAAACTCAATTAATTGGAGGAATTGTAGAAACAAATCGTCGAACTTTTGAAAGGTTAAATGATACTTTTTAGTTTAATTTAAGCCCCTGCCCCCTGTTCCTGCGCCAATGTCGATATTCCATAACacgatatattctataactcgatggatttttcggtccttCAAATTTCTATACACCATACTCTCCATAAGTCGTTATTTATATCATTCAATCTCCGCTAGTCGATGTCATGTGAGaggcatgattgacaactcacgcatgaaaaatctcaagcgtgagttgtgagaaattgagtttttcacaacactgcttgTTTGGAGGTGAGTACATAGTTTCAAGTTGCAATGGAAGtttaaaaacatgaaaattaaaTCATTGATTGTCAGTGAATACAGATGTGATCAtagaaatatttgcaaatacaGAAATTCGTTCCTTAAATTTTAGGACTTTTTGTGTCCGTATATTCCATACtcaattctataagtcgatggtccctagaatatcgagttatggagattcGACTGTATTTGCATGCTATATTCTCAAACTAAAACAGTTGCTACATTCTGCCAAGCAGGTTAATTTAACACTAATTTTATacaattatttatttggtttcttGAATTTCGACAAATCATCACagaattaaatattttcaatgcatgaatcgAACACTAAcctatttgtgatttttcttgaaaatgtcatcaaaatcgatcgaacgattgcgaagttacagaattttgaaacttctatGTCGGCACCCAGTACTATGAAGGTTGAACATTATTGAAATCATAACTAATTCGGATAAAGACTTTGCTTTCTCAGCGAAGCTAACAATTCTTAAACATTATTTGATACAACTTGTCTCAGTATATCGCATAATATAATCATGATGTTTTACCGattccattcaaaaagaaatcggAAACAGAAAAAATCATGGCATAGAAAATCAAgcaatatgaaaaaaatcgaaaaagtaacGCCACTTCTGTAAACCGATGCTGTTATCAGCTTTATAGCCATGTCACTCATTGCGCTCTTCTGTCTGAGTGCCTCGGAATGGatgaaatggaagatttctacaTATTTGTAAATAATGTCTTACCGGGTCGAAAGGTTACCGCTAGTGGAGGATGACGTCCGTGTTTCTTCATTATTGCCGTCTGAACAGACTGGTTCCATGAGCTCGAGCACAAAGCTATGGAATACTGGTGTCGTCTCGGTTTGCTCCTCCTGGAACCCCCCGTCCCTGACCAAGTCTTCCACTGTCAGTTTAGGTCCATCGGACATATGCTCGAAGTCGGCTAGTTCCTGGAGTTGAATTAAAAATCTAGTTAGTTTCGGTAAATAGTAGAAGATAATTCCACTTTCAGTGTACCTGTATCATTGCTAATACTTCAGCTAAATCTTCTTTCCTAGTTTTCCTAGCGATTATGGATGGTGaggaagccatttcaactaacaaTTTTCCTATACGTAGCTCTCTACTTGTCCGCAAACAGTCAACGACTGAAACGATTGAATCTTTGCTATTTCAGTGCAGCGCTAAAGTTGTAGGAGATAATAATTGCCATTATCAGAACGATTTGCACAATGTGTTTTATCTAATCAGTAAACGCTGAATGGAAGACGCTGGTTTCTTTTGTATATTATACCAATCCAGCCCCCAAGTTATTGGAATCAATTAAAGGcgaaaggggcccagatagccgtagcggtaaacgcgcagctattcagcaagaccaagctgagggtcgtgggttcgaatcccgccggtcgaggatcttttcgggttggaaactttctcgacttcccagggcatagagtatcttcgtacctgccacacgatatacgcatgcaaaaatggtcattggcacagtaagctctcagttaataactgtggaagtgctcataagaacactaatctgagaagcatgctctgtcccagtggggacgtaatgccagaaagaagaagaaaggcGAAATATTGAAACCAGATAACATTCATCATTGGTACATATTGTCCCATCTGACTGTACTTTTGTTGCTATGTGGAAAGAAACTCAAAAAGAGCTCTCAAATAATTTCCTAATATCTGTATACCATTTTGTATTCGTTTTAAATATTAACTAATtgtgaaatctttttatttgtGTGTAAGTCAACGAAATTAATTCATATCAAACTATTCAACTGCTGGGGATTCCATTAGGTCATGAGCATGAGAATTAGGCTGTcccttattttttgaaaatgttaaatgtttcaaattagtcattgtaaagtgctcgttttggtaaaaaTAATCAGGGTAAAATTttaagtccgtacgtggacgcttaGTGGTCCCtcaacggccctgaaggtatcAGGTGTAGATGACAtcgcaaaatcgagctcgctgcttcGCTGGCTAAATAAAaaacacttaaaacattttcctATACATCCTCAAAGCTTACAgagaacaaaatacagtatatagttaTGAGCGAtgggtgtcagtacttgttttaaaaatatgaaacttacaacatatgcattttcaaattaaattcttaagaactattcaaaaaatgatcaatgttaccccggattacggtatatgaAAGAGTGTTGAGAGAAAAAAGATCAATTCGATTTGTAAATGGAAAGTTATGGTTATCCTTTCTTTAGGTGACCTTTCTTGTCCATTCTTACCCTGACATTGCTCTCTTGAAAAACTTTCCTTTCCTATCATCtcgattggaccatgatttctacATTTTTATCA
It contains:
- the LOC5573051 gene encoding diamine acetyltransferase 2, which produces MASSPSIIARKTRKEDLAEVLAMIQELADFEHMSDGPKLTVEDLVRDGGFQEEQTETTPVFHSFVLELMEPVCSDGNNEETRTSSSTSGNLSTRPQSQLIGYAICFYAYSTWQGKSFFPGGPLR